From one Malus sylvestris chromosome 1, drMalSylv7.2, whole genome shotgun sequence genomic stretch:
- the LOC126614351 gene encoding uncharacterized protein LOC126614351, whose amino-acid sequence MSTLPRFVVIKSNYNDKYLRFNIDAEENLKRVMPAARYINFTGEEAWSEYTKFEVEKAKSNGNEGLVHIRCCYNNKYWVMPACGYTQIVAGADEPDEDKSKFSCTLFEPIYAYDDSLPVHNARSTNYIVLRFRHVHNGKYVALVQNNPNDKYWGFIYTYGESPSQKFMDVFMVIDWESLVPVKLLPKHVAFKGRNGNYLSARLIDQQPHLLQFESIDIEDPSVGNEVFTNADGTVRIKSNSSGKFWRLSKDDWICANSDDSSDNDSDTLFWPIKVGDNVIALRSIRNNNFCKRFTISTITSSLNANAPTIDKEAYLEVEEVLPLWRDISGISLRLYRARIYNQHVVEMAVGEVVNRTKESYPVEVKLSYTQTTRSTWKYSSVLSILKLPGVKSSTNTAIPIIADDNKVKIGFTGTAQFGETETVTSSQKEVVYKDVLQAMTRVKVKYVATEASFDVPFSYTQRDTLMSGETITSNIDDGVYTGVNTFDFKFDTTEEKL is encoded by the coding sequence ATGTCAACATTGCCCAGGTTTGTGGTGATCAAGTCGAACTACAATGACAAATATTTGCGATTCAATATTGATGCAGAGGAGAATCTGAAGCGAGTCATGCCAGCTGCAAGGTATATCAATTTCACAGGAGAGGAAGCATGGAGCGAATACACAAAATTTGAAGTGGAGAAGGCAAAGAGTAATGGGAATGAGGGACTAGTGCACATTAGATGCTGCTACAACAACAAATACTGGGTGATGCCTGCTTGTGGTTATACTCAGATTGTTGCTGGTGCTGATGAACCAGACGAAGACAAATCCAAGTTCTCGTGTACCTTGTTTGAGCCTATCTACGCATATGATGATAGTCTCCCGGTTCATAATGCCAGAAGTACTAATTATATAGTACTCCGATTCCGCCATGTCCACAATGGAAAGTACGTAGCATTGGTACAAAACAATCCGAATGACAAATACTGGGGTTTCATATACACGTATGGGGAATCGCCTAGCCAGAAGTTTATGGATGTGTTCATGGTCATCGACTGGGAATCATTGGTGCCAGTCAAGTTACTTCCCaagcatgtggcgttcaaaggccGTAATGGCAACTACCTCAGTGCCCGCTTGATCGACCAACAACCACATCTGCTGCAGTTCGAATCCATTGACATTGAAGATCCATCTGTGGGAAACGAGGTCTTCACCAACGCTGATGGAACTGTCCGCATAAAGTCCAATTCCTCGGGGAAATTCTGGAGACTTTCCAAGGACGACTGGATATGTGCCAACTCAGATGACTCCAGCGACAATGATTCCGACACCTTGTTTTGGCCGATCAAAGTAGGTGACAATGTCATTGCTCTCCGCAGCATACGCAACAATAATTTCTGCAAGAGATTTACCATCAGCACAATTACTAGCAGTCTCAATGCAAATGCCCCCACTATTGACAAAGAGGCGTACCTTGAGGTGGAAGAGGTTCTCCCCTTATGGAGGGATAtcagtggtatttctcttcgcCTCTATCGTGCAAGGATCTACAACCAACACGTTGTTGAAATGGCCGTGGGAGAGGTCGTTAACCGTACCAAAGAATCTTACCCTGTAGAGGTAAAGCTTTCGTATACACAAACAACGAGAAGTACTTGGAAGTACTCTAGCGTCTTGTCGATTTTGAAGTTGCCTGGTGTCAAGAGCAGTACCAATACCGCAATTCCAATAATTGCAGACGATAACAAGGTGAAGATTGGATTTACTGGAACAGCTCAATTTGGAGAAACTGAGACAGTCACAAGTAGTCAAAAGGAGGTTGTGTATAAAGATGTTCTACAAGCAATGACTAGGGTGAAGGTGAAGTATGTAGCAACCGAGGCTTCATTTGATGTTCCCTTCTCCTACACACAGCGCGACACTCTCATGAGCGGGGAAACAATTACTAGCAACATAGACGATGGTGTTTATACTGGTGTCAATACCTTCGACTTCAAGTTCGACACCACAGAAGAAAAGCTTTGA
- the LOC126591601 gene encoding probable protein S-acyltransferase 15, giving the protein MKFKRFLSIPILMVFLLIGVVCYITVFIFIDDWVGLKSYAGSLNALVFIFLASLCLFSFFCCVLTNPGHVPASYVPDVEDSAVSDQESKKNGPCDKCSTFKPPRAHHCRVCRRCVLRMDHHCLWINNCVGYWNYKAFFMLVFYATLGCLYSTVIIIKCGSQKDLEFSGSVSHKVFYVVSGLVMASLSLMLGTLLGWHFYLITQNMTTIEYYEGIRAAWLVKKSGQSYRHPYNLSIYTNITSVLGPNVLKWLCPTSVGHLKDGLIFPTPRDSS; this is encoded by the exons ATGAAGTTCAAAAGGTTCCTGTCAATCCCAATCTTAATGGTGTTTCTGTTAATTGGTGTTGTGTGTTACATCACGGTTTTCATCTTCATCGACGATTGGGTTGGATTGAAGAGCTACGCTGGTTCTCTGAACGCTCtggttttcattttcttggcatCTCTCTGCCTCTTCTCCTTTTTTTGCTGTGTTCTCACCAACCCAGGTCATGTTCCTGCTTCCTACGTCCCTGATGTTGAAGATAGTGCGGTCTCCGATCAAGAATCTAAGAAAAAT GGGCCCTGTGACAAGTGTTCTACATTCAAGCCTCCCAGGGCTCATCATTGTCGGGTTTGCCGTAGGTGTGTTTTAAGAATG GATCATCACTGCCTGTGGATCAATAACTGTGTTGGTTACTGGAACTACAAGGCATTTTTTATGCTTGTTTTTTATGCAACACTAGGATGCTTGTACTCTACA GTGATCATTATAAAGTGTGGATCTCAAAAGGACTTAGAATTCAGTGGAAGTGTTAGTCACAAGGTTTTTTAT GTTGTGTCTGGACTAGTGATGGCTTCCTTGAGCTTAATGCTTGGAACTCTTTTAGGTTGGCATTTCTACCTCATCACCCAGAATATGACAACTATAGAG TATTATGAAGGAATACGGGCAGCATGGTTGGTTAAGAAATCTGGGCAGAGTTACAGACATCCGTACAATCTTAGTATCTACACAAACATCACTTCG gtCTTGGGTCCAAATGTGCTGAAATGGTTATGTCCTACATCAGTAGGGCATCTAAAAGATGGACTTATCTTCCCTACTCCGCGTGATAGTTCATGA